In Xylanibacter ruminicola 23, a single genomic region encodes these proteins:
- a CDS encoding SusC/RagA family TonB-linked outer membrane protein — translation MYKRERKVSKTMCSSLLLLSAGAMTFGSPVSVLANSVSQPLTEVTSVQQQKKVIITVVDGQNEPVVGASVMMMSSKTGVITDINGRCDIDAASGDEIRVSSIGYVAQTIKLGKGGSQRIVLLEDKQLLDEVVVVGYGTMRKSDLTGSSSTTKGSEILKMQGFNALEGLKGKAAGVNIFNNTGQPGGEMRVIIRGISTINASSSPLYIVDGVAMTDFQFLNPNDIESIEVLKDASSAAIYGARGANGVIMVTTKRGNAGKGAHIKYDGSFSVSSMARKMDVMNASEWMSAFKQGLENANQFQGMNFDTDLSKIFTDTRYFDSNGNPLYDTDWQDECSRVAVSHNHELSIQRSGENGSSVGAFLNFTDQQGILLNTYYKRVNAKLAYDDNPTKWLSTGLNLLVNHSWGNHTSDNPYGQGALRTMIEQLPWLPVQLNGEYVQNNMINTTGILKDKDNPNSGYQTFSPEGVANPVELLERVQVIQYKTQIFGNAALTFHLAKGLDLRTQLGIDYHNNRSKGYTPFQPHQLIDQGASQGAASAGNSNSLYWQEETYLTYVNDFGKHHLNAMAGASWQARKYDYFGASDNTFTDDYYGYYNLGSGTLKPSVGSDYDKWAMNSYFLRLAYNYNNTYMATVTGRYDGSSKFGQNNKYAFFPSVGLGWLASNESFLKDIETISKLKLHTSFGMTGNSEIGTYRSLATVSQSTTILGGKMVTVSYLDNMPNANLKWEKTAQWDLGFELGLFKNRLNFDISYYYKYTSDLLLNRPVPESTGYSSIMDNIGAVSNHGFDILVTAYPIQTKDFQWTSTLNLGFNKNKVEKLDEGASVDPVSGKRQILTDGFVGYDMLIREGEALSTFYGYKRAGIYDGHPENWDASTMNIPSIVGEKVTYKQRQILGNGLPDWTGSFINTFNYKNFDLTLDLQFSMGADIMQEYYHSTLARFLTNGLDRLYEEAWHPVNNPNGVEQALRLNNFGMGANNQADSDWVCDGSYLRFNLLQLGYTFSGSACRTLGISALRLYANLNNFWLICSDDYKGYDPDNSTRLGSNNWGANRQFFSYPRPKTFSFGVNVTF, via the coding sequence ATGTACAAACGCGAAAGAAAAGTCTCGAAGACGATGTGTTCTTCGCTATTACTACTTTCTGCTGGTGCAATGACATTCGGTTCTCCAGTCAGTGTTCTAGCTAACTCAGTTTCCCAACCGTTGACAGAGGTAACATCTGTTCAACAGCAAAAAAAGGTGATCATTACCGTCGTTGATGGCCAGAATGAGCCGGTTGTTGGCGCCAGTGTGATGATGATGTCTTCTAAAACAGGTGTCATTACCGATATTAACGGCCGGTGCGACATCGATGCAGCTTCTGGCGACGAGATACGAGTGTCGTCTATTGGCTATGTTGCCCAAACCATAAAACTCGGTAAAGGTGGCTCGCAGCGAATCGTACTCCTGGAGGATAAACAACTCCTGGATGAGGTGGTTGTGGTAGGTTATGGTACGATGCGTAAGTCCGACCTTACAGGTTCGTCTTCTACGACCAAGGGCTCTGAAATCTTGAAAATGCAGGGTTTCAATGCCTTGGAAGGTTTAAAAGGTAAGGCTGCGGGTGTAAACATCTTTAATAACACCGGTCAGCCTGGTGGCGAGATGCGTGTTATTATCCGTGGTATCTCAACTATCAATGCCTCTTCTAGTCCATTGTATATCGTAGATGGTGTTGCCATGACTGATTTCCAGTTCCTCAACCCTAATGATATCGAGAGTATCGAGGTGCTTAAAGATGCCTCTTCGGCGGCTATCTATGGTGCCCGTGGTGCCAATGGTGTTATTATGGTAACCACCAAACGTGGTAATGCCGGTAAGGGAGCGCACATCAAGTATGATGGCTCGTTTTCGGTAAGCAGTATGGCCCGAAAGATGGATGTCATGAATGCTTCTGAGTGGATGAGCGCTTTCAAGCAAGGTCTTGAGAATGCTAATCAGTTCCAGGGCATGAACTTTGATACCGACCTGTCGAAGATATTCACCGATACCCGTTATTTTGATAGCAATGGTAATCCGCTTTATGATACCGATTGGCAGGACGAGTGTTCTCGTGTAGCCGTATCTCATAACCATGAGCTGAGTATCCAACGCTCTGGCGAGAATGGCTCTTCGGTTGGTGCATTCCTTAACTTTACCGATCAGCAGGGTATTCTTCTCAATACTTATTATAAGCGTGTAAATGCAAAACTGGCCTACGATGATAACCCAACTAAGTGGCTTTCTACAGGATTGAATCTGTTGGTGAACCACTCATGGGGTAATCATACCTCCGACAATCCCTATGGACAGGGTGCTCTGCGCACGATGATTGAGCAGTTGCCTTGGTTGCCTGTACAGCTTAATGGTGAGTATGTACAGAATAACATGATTAATACAACAGGTATACTTAAAGATAAGGATAACCCCAATAGCGGTTATCAGACATTCTCTCCCGAGGGTGTTGCCAACCCAGTAGAGTTGCTTGAGCGTGTACAGGTTATACAGTATAAGACTCAGATCTTCGGAAATGCTGCTCTTACTTTCCACCTGGCTAAGGGATTGGATTTGAGAACCCAGTTAGGTATCGACTACCATAATAACCGCAGTAAGGGATATACACCTTTCCAACCACATCAGCTTATCGACCAAGGTGCCTCTCAGGGTGCAGCTTCTGCAGGTAACTCAAACTCACTTTATTGGCAGGAAGAAACCTATCTTACTTATGTAAACGACTTTGGGAAACATCATCTGAATGCCATGGCTGGTGCTTCTTGGCAGGCACGCAAATATGATTATTTCGGTGCTTCCGACAATACCTTTACCGACGATTACTATGGCTACTATAACCTAGGTTCTGGCACATTGAAGCCATCTGTTGGCTCCGACTACGATAAGTGGGCCATGAACTCATACTTCTTACGCTTGGCCTATAACTACAATAATACCTATATGGCTACTGTAACGGGTCGTTATGATGGTTCTTCTAAGTTTGGTCAGAACAACAAGTATGCTTTCTTCCCATCAGTGGGCTTAGGATGGTTAGCCTCGAACGAGAGTTTTTTGAAGGATATTGAGACCATCAGCAAGTTAAAGCTTCATACCTCATTTGGTATGACGGGTAACTCTGAGATTGGTACCTATCGTTCTCTGGCTACTGTCAGTCAGTCAACCACTATCTTAGGTGGTAAGATGGTAACCGTTTCTTATCTTGACAATATGCCTAATGCCAACCTGAAGTGGGAGAAGACAGCACAGTGGGATTTAGGCTTCGAACTGGGTTTATTCAAGAATCGTTTGAATTTTGACATCTCTTACTACTATAAGTACACCTCTGATCTGCTCTTGAATCGTCCTGTTCCCGAGTCAACAGGTTATTCTTCGATTATGGACAACATTGGTGCCGTATCTAACCACGGTTTTGATATTCTGGTAACAGCTTATCCTATTCAGACTAAAGACTTCCAGTGGACCTCTACTTTGAACCTGGGCTTTAATAAGAATAAGGTGGAGAAACTCGATGAGGGTGCTTCTGTTGATCCAGTCAGCGGAAAACGTCAGATTCTTACAGATGGCTTTGTAGGTTACGATATGCTTATCCGCGAAGGCGAAGCGCTTTCTACTTTCTATGGTTACAAGCGCGCTGGTATCTACGATGGTCACCCCGAGAACTGGGATGCCAGTACGATGAATATCCCATCTATTGTAGGCGAAAAGGTTACTTATAAGCAGCGTCAGATTCTGGGTAATGGTCTGCCTGATTGGACAGGTTCTTTCATCAATACCTTCAACTACAAGAATTTCGACCTTACGCTTGATCTTCAGTTCTCAATGGGTGCAGATATTATGCAGGAGTACTATCACTCTACCTTGGCTCGTTTCCTTACCAATGGTCTCGATCGTTTATACGAGGAGGCTTGGCATCCAGTAAACAATCCCAATGGGGTAGAGCAGGCCTTGCGTTTGAATAACTTCGGTATGGGCGCCAACAATCAGGCCGATTCCGACTGGGTTTGTGATGGTTCTTACTTGCGTTTTAATCTCTTGCAACTTGGTTATACCTTCTCTGGTTCTGCTTGCCGAACTCTTGGTATTTCAGCTTTGCGCCTGTATGCTAACCTGAACAACTTCTGGCTCATCTGCTCCGACGATTATAAGGGTTACGATCCAGATAACTCAACACGTCTGGGTAGTAATAACTGGGGTGCCAACCGTCAGTTCTTCTCTTATCCTCGTCCAAAAACGTTCTCTTTTGGTGTTAATGTAACTTTCTAA
- a CDS encoding glycoside hydrolase family 125 protein has product MADGIEDWSKTIAAPADNTKVSRRPAAKERLFYSDTIEKKIAEVKKMLKDAPYLAWMFENCFPNTLDTTVHYSDAEGDDDTFVYTGDIHAMWLRDSGAQVWPYVQFAKKDKKIRKMVRGTILRQLKCICIDPYANAFNMGPTGSEWASDHTTMNPNLHERKYEIDSLCYPLRLAYYYWQVTGDDSIFGGLWQEAIGKILKTFREQQRKEGHGPYRFMRTTAQQYDTVSHGGYGNPVKPVGLIASIFRPSDDATVFPFLIPSNFFAVTSLRKAADILTKVNKDSKTANECTALANEVSDALQKYAIYNHPKYGKIYAFEVDGFGNQHLMDDANVPSLLAMAYLGDVDVNDPIYQNTRKFVWSEDNPYFFRGKAGEGIGGPHVGYDMVWPMSIMMRAFTSTDDQEIKECLQMLVDTDAGTGFMHESFNKDNAANYSRHWFAWQNTLFGELILKLIDDGKLNLLKNIHK; this is encoded by the coding sequence ATGGCCGACGGGATAGAAGACTGGAGCAAAACGATTGCCGCTCCAGCCGACAACACAAAAGTATCTCGCAGACCCGCCGCCAAAGAGCGACTGTTTTACTCAGACACCATCGAAAAGAAGATTGCCGAGGTAAAAAAGATGCTGAAGGACGCTCCATACTTAGCATGGATGTTCGAGAACTGTTTTCCGAACACGCTCGACACCACCGTACACTACTCGGATGCTGAGGGCGACGACGATACCTTTGTATATACAGGCGACATTCACGCCATGTGGCTGCGCGATTCGGGTGCCCAGGTGTGGCCTTATGTACAGTTTGCCAAGAAAGACAAGAAAATCAGAAAAATGGTACGAGGCACAATCCTACGCCAGTTGAAGTGTATCTGCATCGACCCCTATGCCAATGCCTTTAACATGGGACCTACAGGCAGCGAATGGGCCAGCGACCACACCACGATGAACCCCAACCTGCATGAGCGCAAGTACGAGATCGACTCGCTGTGCTATCCCCTGCGACTGGCCTATTACTACTGGCAGGTGACTGGCGACGACAGTATTTTTGGCGGCCTGTGGCAGGAAGCCATCGGCAAGATTCTGAAGACCTTCCGTGAGCAGCAGCGCAAGGAGGGACACGGTCCCTACCGCTTTATGCGCACCACAGCCCAGCAGTACGACACGGTGAGTCACGGCGGTTATGGCAACCCTGTTAAGCCGGTAGGTCTGATAGCCTCTATCTTCCGTCCCAGCGACGATGCTACGGTGTTCCCCTTCCTCATCCCATCCAACTTCTTTGCCGTAACCTCACTGCGCAAGGCAGCTGATATTCTGACCAAGGTTAACAAGGATAGTAAGACTGCCAACGAATGCACAGCCCTGGCCAACGAAGTGAGCGACGCCCTGCAGAAGTATGCTATCTATAACCATCCTAAATACGGTAAGATTTATGCGTTCGAGGTGGATGGCTTTGGTAACCAGCACCTGATGGACGATGCTAACGTGCCCAGTTTGCTGGCAATGGCTTACTTAGGTGATGTGGATGTAAACGACCCTATCTATCAGAACACCCGTAAGTTTGTATGGAGCGAGGATAACCCTTACTTCTTCCGTGGTAAGGCCGGCGAAGGTATCGGTGGACCTCATGTAGGCTATGATATGGTATGGCCCATGTCGATTATGATGCGTGCCTTTACCAGCACCGACGATCAGGAGATTAAGGAGTGCCTGCAGATGCTGGTTGATACAGATGCCGGCACAGGCTTTATGCACGAGTCGTTCAACAAGGACAATGCTGCCAATTACAGTCGCCACTGGTTTGCCTGGCAAAACACCTTGTTTGGTGAGCTGATACTAAAACTGATAGATGATGGAAAATTGAACCTGCTCAAAAACATTCATAAATAA
- a CDS encoding RagB/SusD family nutrient uptake outer membrane protein, whose translation MKTIKYIIYGMMASATFGLTSCDEFLEEKPLDQKSSSQFWQSKEDAQTGVDALYFGGVPYLNQNGGGWQPKATMYGGIISGLFYDDHGDSQLAEAAKACTYTLEKFSSPAMSLWHEFYKGISRANFVLANVPKMTDVLDQATIDNYVAEGKFFRAYAYFYLVKEFGDVPYVDEPYTSTDGMFKERNSAAEVYQHIIDDLTDIATGTALPNKSFYDNGCRVTRAMAQTLLAQVYLQRAGFPMNGGAEDYKKAAQMAEMVIDGGTAVLEQANGSSDDLNSAYNVIKTSKTSKEIIFAKEYDYSNNNIGNGYVNLSIGSDATTWKDANGNQVFSMNVLHKAYHPCDMIFKSYAPEDIRSHEKQFFFNTYTDKTGVEHTLNYTGIWSWFDEDAIIKNHGGDYNIPTMRYAEVLLIAAEGHARTGNTAKAQEYLNQVRKRAGLTAETATGDELVTAILTERLHEFPVEFKVWDDIRRTRLYPEAAGDYSGKLNWVALSGAKIQNKPVDNVKIGAIPEWVLLWPIPQDEIQHNPALTQNPGWE comes from the coding sequence ATGAAAACAATAAAATATATCATATATGGAATGATGGCAAGTGCCACATTCGGTCTTACTTCTTGTGACGAATTCCTGGAAGAAAAGCCATTGGATCAGAAATCGTCAAGCCAGTTCTGGCAGTCAAAGGAAGATGCGCAGACAGGTGTTGATGCGCTTTATTTCGGTGGCGTACCTTATTTGAATCAGAATGGTGGTGGTTGGCAGCCCAAAGCCACGATGTACGGTGGTATTATCTCAGGTTTGTTCTACGACGACCATGGCGACTCACAGTTGGCCGAAGCTGCGAAGGCATGTACCTATACCTTGGAGAAGTTTTCCAGTCCTGCCATGTCATTGTGGCATGAGTTCTACAAAGGTATCTCCCGTGCCAATTTCGTGTTGGCCAATGTGCCCAAGATGACCGATGTGCTCGATCAGGCTACTATCGACAACTATGTGGCCGAGGGTAAATTCTTCCGTGCTTATGCCTATTTCTATTTAGTAAAGGAGTTTGGCGATGTGCCTTATGTGGATGAGCCATACACATCTACCGATGGCATGTTCAAAGAGCGTAACTCTGCTGCCGAAGTCTATCAGCATATCATCGACGACCTGACTGATATCGCTACGGGAACGGCCCTTCCCAACAAGTCGTTCTACGATAATGGCTGTCGTGTAACCCGTGCTATGGCACAGACCCTTCTGGCTCAGGTATATCTTCAGCGTGCCGGTTTCCCCATGAATGGTGGTGCCGAAGATTACAAAAAGGCTGCCCAGATGGCCGAGATGGTGATTGATGGTGGTACTGCTGTACTGGAGCAGGCAAATGGCAGTTCCGACGATCTGAACTCAGCTTATAATGTGATTAAGACCTCTAAGACTTCTAAGGAAATCATCTTTGCTAAGGAGTACGATTATTCAAATAATAATATAGGTAACGGGTATGTTAATCTCAGTATCGGTTCCGACGCTACCACCTGGAAGGATGCCAATGGTAATCAGGTGTTCAGCATGAACGTGTTACATAAGGCCTACCATCCATGTGATATGATTTTCAAGAGTTATGCTCCCGAGGATATCAGAAGTCACGAGAAGCAGTTCTTCTTCAATACCTATACTGATAAGACTGGTGTGGAGCATACGCTCAACTATACCGGTATCTGGTCGTGGTTTGATGAGGATGCCATCATCAAGAACCACGGTGGCGACTATAATATTCCTACCATGCGTTATGCCGAGGTTCTGCTGATAGCTGCCGAGGGTCATGCCCGTACCGGCAATACCGCCAAAGCACAGGAGTATCTGAATCAGGTGCGTAAACGTGCTGGTTTGACTGCCGAGACAGCAACTGGCGATGAACTTGTTACAGCTATCTTGACAGAACGTCTGCACGAGTTCCCTGTTGAATTCAAAGTATGGGATGATATCCGTCGTACCCGTTTGTATCCAGAAGCTGCTGGCGATTATTCTGGAAAACTCAATTGGGTTGCGCTCTCAGGTGCGAAGATCCAGAATAAACCTGTAGATAATGTTAAGATTGGTGCTATTCCTGAGTGGGTTCTCCTTTGGCCTATCCCACAGGATGAAATTCAACACAATCCTGCTCTTACACAGAATCCTGGTTGGGAGTAA
- a CDS encoding bifunctional carbohydrate acetyl esterase/feruloyl esterase: MYQSTLKTILLASALLILPASMSAQKRKAAPKKAATEQVGKPDPNFYIFLCFGQSNMEGNARPEAQDLTSPGPRFLLMPAVDFPEKGRKMGEWCEASAPLCRPNTGLTPADWFGRTLVASLPENIKIGVIHVAIGGIDIKGFLPDSIQNYLKVAPNWMKGMLAAYDNNPYERLVTLAKKAQKDGVIKGILMHQGETNTGDPKWAGMVKQVYDNLCGDLNLKPEEVNLYAGNIVQADGKGVCIGCKKQIDELPLTLHTSQVISSDGCTNGPDRLHFDAAGYRELGCRYGEAVARHLGYEPKRPYIEMPKQIEVPADAFIAETTVPGNEFPKVDKEGRAYFRIAAPEARKVVLDICNKKYDMQRDGKGNFMAVTDPLPVGFHYYFLNINGVNFIDPSTETFFGCNRESGGIEIPEGSEGDYYRPQQGVPAGQVRSIYYYSNEQQTWRHAMVYTPAEYELAKNAKKRYPVLYLQHGMGEDETGWSKQGHMQHIMDNAIAKGEAVPMIVVMESGDIKAPFGGGNNQAGRSAYGASFYPVLLNDLIPYIDSNYRTKSDRENRAMAGLSWGGHQTFDVVLTNLDKFAWLGTFSGAIFGLDVKTAYDGVFANADEFNKKIHYMYMNWGEEDFIKSGDIVKQLRELGIKVDSNESKGTAHEWLTWRRGLNEFIPHLFKK; this comes from the coding sequence ATGTATCAATCAACTTTAAAAACTATCCTGTTGGCATCGGCATTGCTCATTTTGCCCGCCAGCATGTCGGCCCAGAAACGTAAGGCCGCTCCTAAGAAGGCTGCTACCGAACAGGTTGGCAAGCCCGATCCTAATTTCTACATTTTCCTGTGTTTCGGTCAGTCAAACATGGAGGGTAATGCCCGTCCCGAGGCTCAGGATTTGACTAGTCCTGGTCCACGCTTCCTCCTGATGCCCGCTGTCGATTTCCCCGAAAAAGGTCGTAAGATGGGTGAGTGGTGCGAGGCTTCGGCTCCTCTCTGTCGTCCAAACACTGGTCTGACTCCCGCCGACTGGTTCGGTCGTACCCTCGTGGCTTCACTGCCTGAGAATATTAAGATTGGTGTCATCCACGTGGCTATCGGTGGTATCGATATCAAGGGCTTCCTGCCTGATAGCATCCAGAACTACCTGAAGGTAGCTCCCAACTGGATGAAGGGTATGCTGGCTGCTTACGATAACAATCCCTACGAGCGCTTGGTTACACTGGCTAAGAAGGCTCAGAAGGATGGTGTTATCAAGGGTATCCTGATGCACCAGGGAGAGACCAATACCGGTGATCCCAAATGGGCAGGTATGGTTAAGCAGGTTTACGACAACCTGTGTGGCGACCTGAACCTGAAGCCCGAGGAGGTAAACCTCTATGCTGGAAACATTGTTCAGGCCGATGGTAAGGGTGTATGTATCGGTTGTAAGAAGCAGATTGATGAGTTGCCTCTTACCCTGCACACCTCGCAGGTCATCTCTTCGGATGGTTGTACCAATGGTCCCGACCGTCTGCACTTCGATGCCGCTGGCTATCGTGAGTTAGGTTGCCGTTATGGCGAGGCTGTAGCCCGTCATCTGGGTTACGAGCCCAAGCGCCCCTATATCGAGATGCCTAAGCAGATTGAGGTTCCTGCCGATGCTTTCATTGCCGAGACAACCGTTCCTGGTAACGAGTTCCCCAAGGTTGATAAGGAAGGTCGTGCTTATTTCCGTATCGCAGCTCCCGAGGCCCGCAAGGTGGTGCTCGACATCTGCAACAAGAAATACGACATGCAGCGCGATGGTAAGGGCAACTTCATGGCTGTTACCGATCCCCTGCCCGTTGGTTTCCACTATTATTTCCTGAATATCAACGGTGTAAACTTCATCGATCCTTCAACCGAGACCTTCTTCGGCTGTAACCGCGAGTCCGGTGGTATCGAGATTCCCGAGGGTTCTGAGGGCGACTACTACCGTCCGCAGCAGGGTGTGCCCGCTGGTCAGGTTCGTAGCATCTATTACTATAGCAACGAGCAGCAGACCTGGCGCCACGCTATGGTTTATACCCCAGCCGAGTACGAGCTGGCCAAGAATGCCAAGAAGCGTTACCCCGTGCTCTACCTGCAGCATGGTATGGGTGAGGACGAGACTGGCTGGAGCAAGCAGGGCCACATGCAGCACATCATGGATAACGCCATTGCCAAGGGCGAGGCCGTACCTATGATTGTGGTCATGGAGAGTGGCGATATCAAGGCTCCATTCGGTGGTGGTAACAATCAGGCTGGTCGCAGCGCCTATGGTGCTTCGTTCTATCCTGTACTGCTGAACGACCTTATTCCTTATATCGATAGCAACTACCGCACTAAGAGCGATCGCGAGAACCGTGCTATGGCAGGTTTGTCATGGGGTGGTCATCAGACTTTCGATGTTGTACTGACCAATCTCGATAAGTTTGCTTGGCTCGGAACCTTCAGCGGTGCTATCTTTGGTCTCGATGTGAAGACTGCCTACGATGGTGTGTTTGCCAACGCCGACGAGTTCAATAAGAAGATACATTATATGTATATGAACTGGGGCGAGGAAGATTTCATCAAGAGTGGCGATATCGTTAAGCAGCTGCGTGAGTTGGGTATCAAGGTAGATTCAAACGAGTCGAAGGGTACCGCCCACGAGTGGCTCACCTGGCGCCGTGGTCTCAACGAGTTTATCCCACATCTGTTCAAAAAATAG
- a CDS encoding GH92 family glycosyl hydrolase has protein sequence MKKTLTLLVCLFISGQLVQAENLTGKVNPFIGTTTLWSPADLGYTRTETKRAWGAESFPGSALPNAMVQLTPVTMYPSGSGYQYEDHQIYGFAHTCKGHWNLLHLPIMPATGRFYPDNFCSWFSHANESAHPGYYQVYLDRYHVNAELTSTLRCGFHRYTFRADDEKRLIVDITRSNNRPRTWKIEKSGANTFQGFQDGEGRIYFYAVANHDVSEVSIQKDFRHQIAVVDFLNNKGSRALELKIGFSFVSIANAKQNLEAEMLGKSFEQVRQEADNIWNKQLGHIQVEGGTQKQQTMFYSTLYRAFLWPALRSDVNGEYTDEQGRVCKADFRYYTNPSFWDTYRNKLILLGMINPDVATDIIKSIIDKGEKAGGYMPTFFHGDHASTFVAGLWLRGIKGFDLQRAYKLLLKNATVPGRGGRPWLEEYLKQGWIAEKDTTNVPTWDEYKASVTKTQEYAYDDYATALIARELKDKKNYQLLMQHSQNYKNLFDASTGFWRGRIADGSWIKDFDPWYPYYAYMYREADAWNSLFFAPHDPEGMVALYPSKKAVELKLDSLFTQPNHGYEAWNLTGFLGTYCHGNQPGHSIPYTYYFADKQEKAQVVIDSLLNHYYGMGEEGLAYAGMDDAGEMSSWYVLNAIGIYTYSPADPQYIVTVPLFNKVRFTLGTTGNTFTIRREGSGRKISQITVGGKPLKGWFVPHAQLAKGAEMLIKTE, from the coding sequence ATGAAGAAAACTCTAACATTACTCGTCTGCCTGTTCATTTCAGGACAACTCGTACAGGCTGAAAATCTAACCGGAAAGGTGAACCCTTTTATCGGAACAACAACTCTATGGAGCCCAGCCGATCTGGGATATACACGCACAGAAACTAAACGCGCTTGGGGAGCTGAGTCATTTCCTGGCTCAGCCTTACCCAATGCCATGGTACAGCTCACCCCTGTCACCATGTATCCTTCGGGTTCAGGTTATCAGTACGAAGACCATCAGATATATGGTTTCGCGCACACATGTAAAGGCCACTGGAATCTGCTTCACCTGCCCATCATGCCAGCTACTGGTAGGTTCTATCCCGATAACTTCTGCTCATGGTTCAGTCATGCTAACGAGTCGGCTCATCCTGGCTACTATCAGGTGTATCTCGACCGCTATCATGTAAATGCCGAACTCACCTCAACCCTGCGTTGCGGCTTCCATCGTTATACCTTCCGTGCCGATGATGAGAAACGTCTGATTGTAGATATCACACGAAGCAACAATCGTCCCCGCACGTGGAAAATCGAGAAGTCGGGTGCCAACACCTTCCAGGGATTCCAGGATGGCGAGGGCCGTATCTACTTCTATGCTGTGGCCAATCACGATGTAAGCGAGGTAAGCATCCAGAAGGATTTTCGCCATCAGATAGCTGTGGTCGATTTCCTAAATAATAAAGGATCGCGCGCATTGGAGCTCAAAATAGGTTTCTCGTTTGTAAGTATTGCCAACGCCAAGCAGAACCTCGAGGCCGAGATGCTCGGCAAGAGTTTTGAGCAGGTGCGCCAGGAGGCTGATAACATCTGGAACAAACAGCTGGGACATATCCAGGTAGAGGGTGGTACCCAGAAGCAGCAAACCATGTTCTACTCTACACTCTACCGTGCCTTCCTTTGGCCTGCCTTGCGTAGCGATGTGAATGGCGAGTACACCGACGAACAGGGCCGTGTTTGTAAGGCCGACTTCCGTTACTATACCAATCCTTCGTTTTGGGATACCTATCGTAACAAGCTCATTCTGTTAGGTATGATTAACCCCGATGTGGCTACCGATATCATCAAGTCGATTATCGATAAAGGCGAGAAAGCCGGTGGTTATATGCCAACCTTCTTCCATGGCGACCATGCCTCTACCTTTGTGGCAGGTTTATGGCTGCGTGGTATCAAAGGGTTCGACTTGCAGCGTGCCTATAAGCTCCTGCTCAAGAATGCTACCGTTCCAGGTCGTGGCGGTCGTCCTTGGCTCGAAGAGTACCTGAAGCAGGGCTGGATAGCCGAGAAGGATACCACCAACGTGCCCACTTGGGATGAGTATAAGGCCTCGGTAACCAAGACCCAGGAGTATGCCTACGACGATTATGCCACCGCTCTGATTGCCCGCGAGCTGAAAGATAAGAAAAACTACCAACTACTGATGCAGCACTCGCAGAATTACAAGAACCTGTTTGATGCGTCGACAGGTTTCTGGCGTGGCAGGATCGCCGATGGCTCATGGATTAAGGATTTTGATCCCTGGTACCCCTATTATGCCTATATGTATCGTGAGGCCGATGCCTGGAACTCGCTGTTCTTTGCCCCGCACGATCCTGAGGGTATGGTGGCGCTCTACCCATCAAAAAAGGCTGTTGAGCTGAAACTCGACTCGCTGTTTACCCAGCCTAACCATGGCTACGAGGCCTGGAACCTTACAGGTTTCCTAGGCACCTACTGTCATGGCAACCAGCCTGGTCATAGCATTCCTTATACCTATTATTTTGCCGATAAACAGGAGAAGGCACAGGTGGTGATTGATTCGCTGCTGAACCATTACTATGGTATGGGCGAAGAGGGACTGGCCTATGCAGGCATGGACGATGCCGGCGAGATGTCGTCGTGGTATGTACTCAATGCCATCGGTATCTATACCTATTCGCCTGCCGATCCGCAGTATATCGTTACCGTGCCATTGTTCAACAAGGTTAGATTCACCTTGGGCACCACTGGTAACACGTTTACTATCCGTCGCGAGGGTAGTGGTCGTAAAATCAGTCAGATAACGGTAGGTGGTAAGCCGCTCAAGGGCTGGTTTGTGCCCCACGCCCAACTGGCAAAAGGTGCTGAAATGCTGATTAAAACCGAATAA